The Candidatus Gracilibacteria bacterium genome has a window encoding:
- the ychF gene encoding redox-regulated ATPase YchF, translated as MNLGIVGLPNVGKSTLFNALTKSYAAEAANFPFCTIEPNTGMVNVYDDRLQALASTMKSGKVVPATVEFVDIAGIVRGASQGEGLGNKFLAHIREVDAILQVVRVFEDGDVHHVDGSIDPKRDIEIINTELIIADIETLTKRKDGEVAKKARSGDKDAMKLLEIYTKIFEGLNQGKLAIQVELTDEEKLLARDLHLLTMKPFVYAANVNESDLKMDEATLRAKIGMTDTKIPVVTICAKIEMEMMEFGEEDRKAFLADMGLTKNPVDELIKTCFNTLGLQYYFTAGEIEARAWTINKGMKAPQAAGKIHTDFEKKFIKAEIANWKDIADNGGWAGARDKGLVRMEGKEYVMQEGDTVVFKFGG; from the coding sequence ATGAACCTCTGAATCGTCTGACTCCCAAATGTTGGTAAATCTACCCTCTTCAATGCCCTGACAAAGAGTTATGCTGCCGAGGCGGCCAATTTCCCCTTTTGCACCATAGAACCTAACACAGGTATGGTAAATGTCTATGATGACCGTTTGCAAGCACTCGCAAGCACCATGAAGTCAGGGAAGGTCGTTCCAGCTACGGTCGAATTTGTCGACATCGCTGGTATAGTCCGAGGCGCAAGTCAGGGTGAGGGTCTGGGAAATAAATTTCTTGCTCATATTCGTGAAGTCGATGCTATCCTCCAGGTCGTACGTGTTTTCGAAGATGGCGATGTCCATCATGTCGATGGAAGTATTGACCCGAAAAGAGATATCGAGATCATCAATACCGAACTTATTATCGCAGATATCGAAACGCTGACAAAGAGAAAAGATGGTGAGGTCGCGAAAAAAGCACGATCAGGAGACAAAGACGCTATGAAACTTCTCGAAATTTATACCAAAATTTTTGAAGGACTAAATCAAGGAAAACTCGCCATCCAAGTCGAACTGACAGACGAAGAAAAACTTCTCGCACGAGACCTCCATCTTCTCACGATGAAGCCATTTGTCTATGCGGCGAATGTCAACGAATCTGATCTCAAAATGGACGAAGCCACTCTCCGTGCAAAGATAGGAATGACTGATACAAAAATTCCGGTAGTGACTATTTGCGCAAAAATCGAGATGGAGATGATGGAGTTTGGCGAAGAAGATCGTAAAGCATTTCTTGCAGATATGTGACTCACAAAAAATCCTGTTGATGAACTCATTAAAACGTGTTTTAACACGCTTGGGCTTCAATACTATTTCACCGCTGGTGAAATCGAGGCACGTGCTTGGACGATCAATAAGGGTATGAAAGCACCACAAGCAGCAGGAAAAATCCATACGGATTTTGAAAAAAAGTTTATCAAGGCAGAAATTGCCAATTGGAAAGATATCGCCGATAACGGTGGCTGGGCTGGTGCCCGCGATAAAGGACTTGTCCGTATGGAAGGCAAGGAATATGTGATGCAAGAGGGCGATACAGTAGTTTTTAAATTTTGAGGATAA
- the glmS gene encoding glutamine--fructose-6-phosphate transaminase (isomerizing) encodes MCGIVGYIGNKSPENHIYQGLKNLEYRGYDSAGFVTIDSLNTLTLVREIGEVGHLLPHIPEKSEAFVGIGHTRWATHGGVTRENTHPHYSMNRMIYLVHNGIIENYKQLAEKLQKAGYTFYGQTDSEVLANLVEYCLQSVGDIKKAILMALSQVTGTYGLAIIATEHPEHIYAIRRGSPLLLSTVDDGIMVASDPHAFPAKELSVVQMGDGELAILNRDGTFTIELATGETLVKEAQKLEIFHADTTDSRFAHAMLSEIFEQPEVIENTIRGRINFETEQVTLGGIKQIMPELLTKKEIIIVACGTSYYAGLVGKNFLQEIAGIPTRVEIASEFRYSKQFWSSESALLVISQSGETADTIAALREARHRGVMTLGIVNVPGSTISQETDAGIFTHAGKEIGVASTKAFTAQITALLMMAIAIGERRNLDVLAKSRILKSFRQIPDQIRTMLSNITTIQKIAEELAQYEHCFFLGRYYQSPIALEGSLKFKEITYIHSEAYPAGELKHGPLALIDKKHPSVVLHPKDALYDKTASAIHEVEAREGLVYTIGDHKDASIIIPSTLDSLFPFLTVVPCQLLAYYAALKLGTSIDKPRNLAKSVTVE; translated from the coding sequence ATGTGCTGAATCGTCTGATATATAGGGAATAAATCACCAGAAAATCATATATACCAAGGGCTCAAAAATCTCGAATACCGTTGATATGATTCTGCTGGATTTGTAACTATTGACTCTCTCAATACTCTCACTCTCGTGAGAGAAATAGGAGAAGTAGGTCATCTTCTTCCCCATATTCCTGAGAAATCGGAAGCATTTGTTGGCATTGGGCATACTCGCTGGGCCACTCATGGTGGCGTAACTCGAGAAAATACCCATCCCCATTATTCGATGAATAGGATGATTTATCTTGTTCATAACGGCATTATCGAAAACTATAAACAGCTGGCGGAGAAACTCCAAAAAGCTGGCTACACATTCTATGGACAGACAGATAGTGAAGTGCTCGCTAATTTGGTTGAATACTGTCTTCAAAGTGTCTGAGATATCAAGAAAGCAATACTTATGGCACTCTCACAAGTTACAGGGACATATGGTTTGGCCATTATCGCCACAGAACACCCAGAGCACATCTATGCTATTCGTCGATGATCTCCGCTTCTCCTGAGCACCGTAGATGACGGCATTATGGTGGCGTCTGATCCACACGCTTTCCCTGCAAAAGAACTGAGTGTCGTGCAAATGGGCGATGGAGAACTCGCCATACTAAATCGTGATGGTACTTTTACTATTGAGCTCGCTACAGGAGAAACACTTGTAAAAGAAGCACAAAAACTCGAGATATTTCATGCAGACACAACAGATAGTCGTTTTGCTCATGCGATGTTGAGTGAGATATTTGAGCAACCCGAAGTCATAGAAAATACAATCCGCTGACGTATCAATTTTGAGACGGAACAAGTCACGCTCTGAGGCATCAAACAAATAATGCCAGAACTCCTCACAAAAAAAGAGATTATTATCGTGGCATGTGGAACCAGCTATTATGCAGGACTGGTGGGGAAAAACTTTTTGCAAGAAATAGCAGGAATACCCACACGAGTAGAGATTGCTTCGGAGTTCCGATATAGTAAACAATTTTGGAGTTCAGAGTCAGCTCTTTTGGTTATTTCTCAATCGGGAGAAACTGCTGATACTATTGCAGCCCTCCGTGAAGCAAGACATAGAGGAGTGATGACGCTCGGTATTGTCAATGTTCCCGGATCAACTATTTCTCAAGAAACTGACGCAGGGATTTTTACTCATGCATGAAAAGAAATAGGAGTGGCTTCTACCAAAGCATTCACTGCTCAGATAACTGCCCTCTTGATGATGGCTATCGCTATTGGTGAACGAAGAAATCTCGACGTTTTGGCAAAATCTCGTATTTTGAAATCCTTTAGGCAAATACCAGACCAAATCAGGACCATGCTAAGCAATATCACAACCATTCAGAAAATAGCAGAAGAACTCGCCCAATATGAACATTGTTTTTTTCTCGGTCGCTACTACCAATCCCCTATCGCACTCGAATGATCGCTCAAATTCAAGGAGATTACCTATATTCACTCCGAGGCGTATCCAGCAGGAGAACTCAAACATGGACCACTCGCCCTGATTGATAAAAAACACCCGAGCGTCGTCCTGCATCCCAAGGATGCACTCTACGATAAGACCGCTTCTGCTATACATGAAGTAGAAGCACGAGAAGGATTAGTCTATACTATAGGAGATCATAAAGACGCTAGCATCATAATACCAAGTACGCTCGATTCACTCTTCCCGTTTTTGACAGTGGTACCATGTCAGCTCCTTGCCTATTATGCCGCACTGAAGCTCGGAACATCCATCGATAAACCCCGTAACCTCGCAAAAAGTGTGACGGTGGAGTAG
- a CDS encoding thioredoxin domain-containing protein → MKKFSLLCTLFAATNVLCTFAYTSNDFSNATYLANQGTIVTQSSDTQYRLDDRVLRQEIIGMALKMKGVILPENYSCKKYYSDTTNGGWVCAAIEIAADNGIISRENAKARPTDFVTRAEALTILLKTGKVSLTSPRRVTQADGSVWSLYQDLKKLGFTQWQADMMDSLPNCLIINHGVSCEDGADSNTAIAQFRPNVFALRSEVFEFAAIMSGFIAENNAGGILDDLDILLPKMIVAPKTSLILQDSNHLSTETIRSLLENEPIQTISTSPTIVLVVFSDLECPFCGKLFQDVLAPVIADATMNTALIYKQFPLPFHTYAYDWAVESECVAKNLGSNPYFDYVHTRYADQTASVYDIAPGLTTAQMDACLTDDIIAQRIKDELALGALYGVNGTPTTLVINIKTGYYEIIVGAYPKETFDTAITTVKDHQ, encoded by the coding sequence ATGAAAAAATTTTCACTTCTTTGTACTTTGTTCGCCGCGACGAATGTACTTTGTACTTTTGCTTACACGAGCAATGACTTCTCAAATGCTACTTATTTAGCCAATCAGGGTACAATCGTTACACAAAGTAGCGATACTCAATATCGACTCGACGATAGAGTGCTTCGTCAAGAAATTATTGGAATGGCACTCAAAATGAAATGAGTTATATTACCAGAGAATTATTCTTGCAAAAAATATTATTCTGATACTACGAACGGTGGTTGGGTCTGCGCGGCGATAGAAATAGCAGCTGATAATGGCATCATCTCTCGAGAAAATGCAAAGGCACGTCCGACAGATTTTGTCACACGAGCAGAAGCGCTCACGATTCTCCTCAAAACTGGCAAAGTATCACTGACTTCACCAAGAAGGGTGACGCAAGCTGACGGGTCAGTCTGGAGTCTCTACCAGGATCTTAAAAAGCTCTGATTCACACAATGGCAGGCAGACATGATGGATTCACTCCCAAATTGTCTCATTATCAATCATGGGGTATCTTGTGAAGATGGTGCGGATTCGAATACTGCAATTGCTCAATTTAGGCCGAACGTCTTCGCACTTCGTTCAGAGGTCTTTGAATTTGCCGCGATTATGTCTGGATTTATTGCGGAAAATAATGCAGGATGAATACTGGATGACCTCGATATACTTCTTCCAAAAATGATAGTGGCACCAAAGACTTCACTCATTTTACAAGACTCAAATCATCTCTCTACTGAGACGATCAGATCTCTTCTAGAAAATGAACCAATACAAACAATCTCAACATCTCCTACAATAGTATTGGTAGTATTCTCGGATCTTGAGTGTCCATTTTGTGGAAAACTTTTTCAAGATGTTCTCGCTCCTGTAATCGCGGATGCTACGATGAATACGGCACTTATCTATAAACAGTTTCCGCTTCCATTTCATACTTATGCCTATGATTGGGCTGTCGAATCAGAATGTGTTGCAAAAAATCTTTGAAGCAACCCCTATTTTGACTATGTACATACCCGTTATGCCGATCAAACTGCATCAGTCTATGATATTGCTCCAGGTCTTACGACGGCTCAGATGGATGCTTGTCTTACCGATGACATCATTGCGCAACGTATCAAAGATGAACTGGCACTCGGAGCTCTTTATGGTGTCAATGGTACACCTACGACACTTGTTATCAATATCAAAACTGGTTACTATGAAATCATAGTCGGAGCATATCCCAAGGAGACATTTGATACAGCTATCACAACTGTGAAAGACCACCAATAA
- the recJ gene encoding single-stranded-DNA-specific exonuclease RecJ, giving the protein MISFRGKRVIVEHKTHPNNIVEVLLALRNMNAAGIHADIVHDPFLLPDIQNAIARILSAKKSGERVMIFGDYDVDGISSTAALFLFLRDEFGMDVSYRLPHRVRDGYGMKEYHIEEIAATGSKLLITVDCGTKDIEPIKRAGELGLDVIITDHHSCPEILPECVAVVNPRRKDSLYPFLGLSGSGVVWKLIHALSLTYFGEEKTYAILQKYVDIISLGTVADCMPMLDENRTIVRRGLMQARDSHHPFFQIFSGILNRPIVTEEDIGFFVGPMLNAGGRITTPYQSISALLASSLDAYTRVQDLMVVNETRKSLSRDAYERAIEDVDSSAPFIIYIDENLEHGLLGLVAGKLSEMFHRPTAVFTIDGDHYVGSLRAPEGIDLVKILDASSEYILRYGGHAGAAGCTIMRDMMPQACEKILLATEQSYTMQDFIPTLMVDTVLDMTKIDVSFMQQIESLRPFGMGFRSPLFMLHDITSALTPLGSTGQHFKWEIETKGLDIIGFNLDDIISELSDTPVHLIGRLSTRTWRDTITLQFQVIDAVKA; this is encoded by the coding sequence ATGATTTCTTTCCGCTGAAAACGAGTCATAGTAGAACATAAGACTCATCCTAATAATATCGTGGAAGTATTATTAGCTCTGCGCAATATGAATGCTGCGGGTATCCATGCAGATATTGTTCATGACCCATTTTTATTACCCGACATTCAAAACGCCATTGCAAGAATACTCTCAGCGAAAAAATCGGGGGAACGTGTGATGATATTTGGGGATTATGATGTCGATGGTATCTCTTCTACAGCTGCCTTGTTTCTCTTTCTACGAGATGAGTTTGGTATGGATGTCTCGTATCGACTTCCTCATCGTGTTCGTGATGGGTATGGGATGAAAGAGTATCACATCGAAGAAATAGCCGCTACAGGGTCCAAACTTCTTATCACGGTCGATTGCTGAACGAAAGATATCGAACCGATCAAAAGAGCATGAGAACTCTGACTAGACGTCATCATCACAGATCATCATTCATGCCCAGAAATACTTCCAGAATGTGTCGCTGTCGTCAATCCACGTAGAAAAGATTCTCTCTATCCATTTCTGGGGCTTTCTGGCTCAGGTGTGGTTTGGAAGCTTATACACGCGCTTTCTCTTACCTACTTTTGAGAAGAAAAAACTTATGCGATTCTCCAAAAATATGTCGATATCATATCGCTCGGTACGGTCGCCGACTGTATGCCTATGCTCGATGAAAATCGTACCATTGTACGTAGGTGATTAATGCAGGCGCGAGATTCACATCATCCATTTTTCCAAATCTTTTCAGGCATTCTGAATCGACCTATTGTAACGGAGGAGGATATCGGTTTTTTTGTCTGACCGATGCTCAATGCGGGTGGGAGAATCACGACGCCTTATCAGAGTATCAGTGCTCTCCTCGCCTCATCACTGGATGCCTATACTCGTGTACAGGACTTGATGGTAGTCAATGAAACACGAAAAAGTCTTTCACGCGATGCATACGAAAGAGCCATAGAAGATGTGGATTCTTCTGCGCCATTTATTATCTATATTGATGAAAATCTCGAACACGGACTCCTCGGCTTGGTTGCTGGGAAACTTTCAGAAATGTTTCATCGGCCCACAGCCGTATTTACCATCGATGGTGATCATTATGTTGGTTCCTTGAGGGCTCCAGAGGGTATTGATCTGGTCAAAATCCTCGATGCTTCTTCTGAATATATTCTTCGCTATGGCTGACATGCTGGTGCAGCAGGATGCACTATCATGCGTGATATGATGCCTCAGGCATGTGAGAAGATTCTTCTTGCAACAGAACAATCGTACACAATGCAGGACTTTATTCCCACTTTGATGGTGGATACTGTCTTAGATATGACAAAAATTGATGTTTCTTTTATGCAACAAATTGAGTCTTTGCGCCCCTTTGGGATGGGATTTCGATCACCTCTTTTTATGCTTCATGATATCACAAGTGCTCTTACACCACTTGGATCGACTGGACAACATTTCAAATGGGAGATAGAAACAAAAGGGCTCGATATTATCGGTTTCAACCTCGATGACATAATATCTGAGCTTTCGGACACGCCGGTACATTTAATTGGGAGACTTTCAACACGTACCTGGAGAGATACTATTACTCTCCAATTTCAAGTGATAGATGCCGTGAAGGCATAA
- a CDS encoding DUF4215 domain-containing protein, whose amino-acid sequence MRKTFFFLLAASSLLGTAFAYEMSSCPVGSGCDRCFHDTLQGTNTSTGYLIPRAGVKEQVDTATSTIFAEAFQGVSVTPIGDIKPSFSLNGGPSTTTWAWATMNGSLIVKGTVPSSIDYVSPVYRIRYTTKSYTVDSNNQKNTGTDLTYNTCSYFYIDAPVSQATNGQCSSLDTFYVSNPKNSSLSGETLCTRGASSSVTYSSANERWSYTCYGTNGGNNDSCIVDLDANTDPSCRIEVTDTTGTVPFDSSFSCSGNPQGKTALVISRSGTIIDAFEGDTQSYTFDDSGTYSVSCYPDVVNDRSNVCKKTVSVSGDCGNGTEESDEQCDDGNTASGDGCSHTCQLEGDNGAVCGNGAVETGEQCDDGNIENGDECTSLCQDTAPDTGPVSALLATLLLALVGAGYSLYRKSKIVA is encoded by the coding sequence ATGCGAAAAACATTCTTTTTTCTTCTTGCTGCTTCTAGTCTTCTCGGTACTGCTTTTGCATACGAGATGTCTTCTTGTCCAGTCGGTTCTGGTTGTGACAGGTGTTTTCATGATACTCTCCAGGGCACAAATACCTCCACAGGATATCTCATACCAAGAGCATGAGTAAAAGAACAGGTTGATACGGCTACAAGTACTATTTTTGCTGAAGCATTCCAGTGAGTTAGTGTTACCCCCATTGGTGACATCAAGCCAAGCTTTAGTCTCAACGGTGGACCGAGTACTACGACTTGGGCTTGGGCGACTATGAATGGTTCTCTTATCGTAAAATGAACAGTTCCGAGCTCAATAGATTATGTGAGTCCGGTGTATCGTATCAGATATACGACGAAGTCTTATACAGTCGATAGTAATAATCAAAAAAATACTGGTACTGATCTCACCTATAATACATGTTCGTATTTTTATATTGATGCTCCAGTATCACAAGCAACAAATGGTCAGTGTAGTTCTTTGGACACATTTTACGTTTCTAATCCTAAAAATTCTTCTCTTTCTGGAGAGACACTGTGTACAAGGGGAGCATCAAGTAGTGTTACCTATAGTTCTGCAAACGAACGATGGTCTTATACCTGTTATGGTACAAATGGATGAAACAATGATTCCTGTATTGTAGACCTTGATGCAAATACTGATCCATCATGTCGTATCGAAGTCACAGATACGACTGGTACAGTTCCATTTGATTCTTCTTTTTCTTGTTCTGGAAATCCACAATGAAAAACGGCTCTCGTTATCAGCCGAAGTGGTACTATCATCGATGCTTTTGAATGAGATACACAGTCATATACCTTTGATGATTCAGGTACTTATAGTGTTTCTTGTTATCCCGATGTCGTAAATGATCGCTCCAATGTGTGTAAAAAAACAGTTTCTGTCTCTGGAGACTGTGGAAATGGCACAGAAGAATCTGATGAACAGTGTGACGATGGCAATACAGCTTCTGGTGATGGATGTAGTCATACCTGTCAACTCGAATGAGATAATGGTGCTGTCTGTGGAAATGGTGCTGTCGAAACTGGAGAACAGTGTGACGATGGTAATATCGAAAATGGTGACGAATGTACGAGTCTCTGTCAGGACACCGCTCCTGATACTGGGCCTGTTTCTGCACTCTTGGCTACCTTACTTCTCGCTCTCGTGGGTGCAGGATACTCTCTGTACAGAAAAAGCAAGATTGTTGCATAA
- a CDS encoding CorA family divalent cation transporter: MPPRFLSKDYTTFQYYEYRGLDEFLREKLIHEFHIHEEDIEDVFSPTQLSKFETRKTYLYFALQFPSIRPDNHRIQTQQIHAFVSKKFLFVIDEDGFSALKDFYLTRNKLVTREQYNSFDLFYELLDISVVSMFQLLDSVHFRVREVEETLFSEEPHESDHVSEIQDIKKAIINFKFILSPLYELLDDILRKNITLIDEVSREALDDSLDKIKKLNNRLDNFRETMKLLTETNEMLIARSTNDNIRRLTLINVLLLGPSAIGAFFGMNVHFGWMTVSETQNLLPVTVVIVLMIVSTVGMFQFFRYKKWI, from the coding sequence ATGCCTCCTAGATTTCTCTCTAAAGATTATACAACCTTTCAATACTACGAATATCGTGGTCTTGATGAATTTTTGAGAGAAAAACTTATACATGAATTTCATATTCATGAAGAGGATATCGAGGACGTTTTTTCACCAACACAGCTTTCAAAATTTGAAACTCGTAAAACCTATCTCTATTTTGCGCTCCAATTTCCGAGCATTCGTCCTGATAATCATCGTATCCAGACTCAACAAATACACGCTTTTGTGAGCAAGAAATTTCTTTTTGTGATTGATGAAGATGGTTTCTCAGCACTCAAAGATTTTTATCTTACTAGGAATAAGCTTGTTACCCGTGAACAATATAATAGTTTTGATCTTTTTTATGAGCTCCTCGATATCTCAGTTGTGAGTATGTTTCAGTTGCTCGACTCTGTCCATTTTCGAGTAAGAGAAGTGGAAGAAACACTCTTTTCTGAAGAACCACACGAGAGTGATCATGTCTCTGAAATCCAAGATATCAAGAAAGCTATTATTAATTTCAAGTTCATCCTCTCTCCACTCTATGAGCTCTTGGATGACATCTTGAGAAAAAATATTACCTTGATTGATGAAGTGAGTCGTGAAGCACTTGATGACTCTCTGGATAAGATCAAAAAACTCAATAATCGCCTCGATAATTTTCGGGAGACGATGAAACTCCTCACGGAGACAAATGAGATGCTGATTGCTCGTAGTACCAATGACAATATCCGACGTCTGACCCTCATCAATGTATTGCTCCTCTGACCGAGTGCTATCGGGGCCTTCTTTGGCATGAATGTGCATTTTGGTTGGATGACTGTTTCTGAAACTCAAAATCTGCTACCTGTTACTGTTGTTATTGTATTAATGATAGTTTCTACCGTTGGGATGTTTCAGTTTTTCCGATATAAGAAGTGGATCTAG
- a CDS encoding DUF167 domain-containing protein yields MKITVHIKPGSRSESIQWVENLFGEKTLVVKIREKPIDGEANRGLIKALSLFFKAPQSRITILHGHTSREKVVEINTD; encoded by the coding sequence ATGAAAATCACGGTCCATATTAAGCCCTGAAGTCGGAGTGAATCAATCCAATGGGTAGAAAATCTCTTCGGAGAAAAAACACTGGTAGTAAAAATCCGCGAAAAACCTATCGATGGTGAGGCAAATCGAGGACTTATCAAAGCACTCTCTCTGTTTTTCAAAGCCCCTCAATCACGCATCACAATACTCCACGGACATACATCGCGAGAAAAAGTAGTAGAAATAAACACTGACTAG
- a CDS encoding DUF4153 domain-containing protein translates to MKNFLSFFSPKNLGEIAQALWTRFPIPAVLVLANAGLIWYQVNNPNALESDMILRVIMTLIVTLFLSVGIAIFGESHSENKYVRWMPVLPILYGIGFYFSIRYMDTNSGFFNDDIVLFILHLVGFIAWIFFAPFLLRRAQKEKDVIQYTNYFTQVAWASLMSGLVGGAVMALGSIAIGAVGTLFDLNALINEWKMYENWAVTALALAAPLYGLMHLPRKIEVREREYDTNKFFAFVIRFIVIPFVTLYFCILYAYSVKVLLNISDWPKGEVSWLVIGFSIFGYLGYIFSKSYEEEHITVGLYRRLFPIVVIPQIPMLGYAILLRINQYDLTMNRYFVVIFGIWLTIISLYFVFNKVKSLTVIPATLTVITLLISVGPWGVYQLPLNRQYSALIKNLETAGILNNGIISKSSDSLDPALENSIYSGIEYVCGFEKCARIQTLFASVLTEANKLDEKNWIENPYNKDKPYIGMNRWTVLSAVTQAINIQWRETLGINDERKYLTYGSQKSDIYDRPLNVAGYDTLYMIRGYYPGDTGTVLIPEYVMINVDKEELTLKEKRKETIFSLREINAELLKKYNNSDNNTLNSDDLTFVLEAENRSIKLIFQAYSFKNPKFIGKDREEYANIIGYALVN, encoded by the coding sequence ATGAAAAACTTTCTCTCTTTCTTTTCTCCGAAAAATCTCGGAGAAATCGCCCAGGCACTCTGGACGCGTTTTCCGATTCCAGCCGTTTTAGTCCTCGCTAATGCAGGGCTTATATGGTATCAGGTCAATAATCCTAATGCTCTTGAATCTGATATGATACTCCGTGTCATCATGACACTCATTGTCACCCTCTTTCTCTCTGTGGGAATCGCGATATTTGGTGAATCTCATAGTGAAAACAAATATGTCAGATGGATGCCAGTGCTTCCTATCCTCTATGGTATCGGTTTTTACTTCTCTATCCGATATATGGATACGAATAGTGGTTTTTTCAATGATGACATCGTACTATTTATCCTCCATCTCGTGGGCTTTATCGCATGGATATTTTTTGCGCCATTTCTCCTGCGTCGTGCACAAAAAGAAAAAGATGTTATACAATATACGAATTATTTTACACAAGTCGCATGGGCATCTCTGATGTCTGGCTTGGTCTGAGGGGCCGTGATGGCACTCGGGAGTATCGCTATCGGGGCAGTAGGGACACTTTTTGATCTCAATGCGCTCATCAATGAGTGGAAGATGTATGAGAATTGGGCTGTCACAGCACTTGCTCTCGCAGCGCCACTCTATGGACTGATGCACCTCCCAAGAAAAATAGAGGTCAGAGAGAGAGAATATGATACCAATAAATTTTTTGCCTTTGTCATCCGTTTTATCGTTATTCCATTTGTGACACTCTATTTCTGTATCCTCTACGCTTATAGTGTCAAGGTTCTCTTAAATATCTCTGATTGGCCAAAATGAGAAGTCAGCTGGCTCGTTATCGGATTCTCCATTTTTGGCTACCTCGGATATATCTTCTCAAAATCATACGAGGAAGAGCATATTACCGTGTGACTCTATCGTCGACTCTTTCCTATTGTCGTTATCCCTCAGATACCTATGCTCGGATATGCTATTCTACTACGTATCAATCAATATGATTTGACGATGAACCGATATTTTGTGGTAATATTTGGGATATGGCTCACAATTATTTCTCTCTATTTCGTTTTTAATAAAGTCAAGTCACTAACCGTGATTCCTGCGACACTAACCGTCATTACGCTCCTAATATCCGTCGGTCCTTGGTGAGTCTACCAGCTCCCCCTCAATCGACAATACAGCGCCCTTATTAAAAATCTCGAAACAGCGTGAATTCTCAATAATGGGATCATCTCAAAATCCTCTGACTCACTCGATCCTGCTTTGGAAAATAGTATCTACTCAGGCATTGAGTATGTCTGTGGCTTCGAAAAATGTGCACGTATACAGACTCTTTTTGCGAGTGTCCTCACAGAAGCAAACAAGCTCGATGAAAAAAATTGGATCGAGAATCCCTACAACAAAGACAAGCCCTATATAGGTATGAATCGTTGGACAGTCTTATCGGCCGTGACGCAGGCAATCAATATACAGTGGCGAGAGACTCTCGGCATCAATGACGAAAGAAAATATCTGACATATGGCTCTCAGAAAAGCGACATCTATGATCGTCCACTCAATGTGGCAGGTTACGATACCCTCTATATGATCAGGGGCTACTATCCAGGTGACACTGGCACCGTATTAATACCAGAATATGTGATGATAAATGTTGATAAGGAAGAGCTAACGCTCAAGGAAAAAAGAAAAGAGACCATATTTTCTCTCCGGGAAATCAATGCAGAGCTTCTCAAAAAATATAATAATAGCGATAATAATACTCTGAATTCTGATGATCTCACCTTTGTTTTAGAGGCAGAGAATCGCAGTATAAAACTCATCTTCCAGGCCTACTCATTTAAAAACCCGAAGTTTATAGGAAAAGATAGAGAGGAGTACGCAAATATAATAGGGTATGCCCTCGTCAATTAA